Proteins encoded within one genomic window of Episyrphus balteatus chromosome 1, idEpiBalt1.1, whole genome shotgun sequence:
- the LOC129919818 gene encoding LOW QUALITY PROTEIN: uncharacterized protein LOC129919818 (The sequence of the model RefSeq protein was modified relative to this genomic sequence to represent the inferred CDS: substituted 2 bases at 2 genomic stop codons), producing MSISTPVFVPNQKMYFDWGFQMNYDLPWNLTSFYSIPIWPGAYNKREARDIDHSKYQQHVNEGVHSNDFTAGELYIGLEDLLVRKVDGFLHXIKSDKXIINFIHSYGFHETCLLKSVCELAKHPFHDDEENLITEVVTFILSPATHEAFGKNEIIYKEAYEEAENKGFLGGDCDKLYPHCEEGFLDIISNIITNKDAID from the exons ATGTCCATTTCAACACCAGTTTTTGTTCCAAATCAGAAAATGTACTTTGATTGGGGTTTTCAAATGAATTATGATCTTCCATGGAATTTGACTTCATTCTATTCAATACCAATTTGGCCAGGAGCCTATAATAAAAGAGAAGCTAGAGATATTGACCATTCCAAGTATCAGCAACATGTAAATGAAGGAGTACATTCAAATGATTTTACTGCTGGTGAATTATATATTGGTTTGGAGGACTTACTTGTGAGGAAAGTGGATGGATTTTTACATTGAATCAAAtctgataaataaattattaattttatccaCAGTTATGGTTTTCATGAGACATGTTTGTTGAAAAGTGTATGCGAGCTAGCAAAACATCCATTTCATGATGATGAGGAAAATTTGATTACGGAAGTTGTGACATTTATTTTAAG CCCTGCAACGCATGAAGCCTTTGGaaaaaatgagataatttaCAAGGAGGCATACGAAGAAGCTGAAAATAAAGGATTTTTAGGTGGAGATTGCGATAAATTATATCCACATTGTGAAGAAGGTTTCCTcgatataatttcaaatattattacaaataaagaTGCAATTGACTAA